A genomic segment from Bradyrhizobium diazoefficiens USDA 110 encodes:
- a CDS encoding AEC family transporter, whose product MMSNAILMALVPVFFVLLLGYAAGKFHIVDNLHVDALNALVMDFALPASLFAATASASRRDMIEQVPLSMVLGVTMLLLYVAWYCAARRFSKASRSDASLQALTIGFPNLAGVGLPILSSVLGPAGTVPVAVALATGSILISPLTLIMVEMGASRAQGAELSMRQILTAVRRAITKPVVLAPAAGILLSLSDVSLDALAHACLALIGSAAAGVALFLTGAILSAQSFRLDWRIVAATAASDVVRPLLAIAVIHFIPIAPDPAKTAILLAAVPSGFFGILFAVNYRLDSATAGSMVIASTGFSVVTLAIAIAMLFPG is encoded by the coding sequence ATGATGTCCAACGCGATCCTGATGGCGCTGGTGCCGGTCTTCTTCGTCCTGTTGCTGGGATACGCCGCCGGAAAATTTCATATCGTCGACAATCTTCACGTCGACGCCCTCAACGCGCTGGTGATGGATTTTGCGCTGCCGGCGTCCCTGTTCGCCGCGACCGCTTCGGCCTCGCGCCGCGATATGATCGAACAGGTTCCGCTCTCCATGGTGCTCGGCGTGACGATGCTGTTGCTCTATGTCGCCTGGTATTGCGCCGCGCGCAGGTTCTCGAAGGCGTCCCGGTCCGATGCGTCGCTGCAGGCCTTGACGATCGGCTTTCCGAACCTTGCCGGCGTCGGACTTCCGATCCTGTCGTCCGTGTTGGGCCCCGCCGGCACCGTCCCGGTTGCGGTCGCGTTGGCAACGGGCTCGATTCTGATCAGCCCGCTGACCCTGATCATGGTGGAAATGGGTGCGAGCAGGGCGCAGGGCGCCGAATTGTCGATGCGGCAGATTCTGACGGCAGTCAGGCGCGCGATCACCAAGCCGGTCGTACTGGCGCCTGCGGCAGGCATCCTGCTTTCGCTGTCGGACGTGAGCCTCGATGCACTCGCCCATGCATGCCTGGCGTTGATCGGGAGCGCCGCCGCGGGTGTCGCCCTGTTTCTCACGGGGGCGATTCTGTCGGCACAATCGTTCCGGCTGGATTGGCGGATCGTGGCCGCAACGGCGGCCTCGGATGTCGTTCGGCCGCTGCTGGCCATTGCGGTCATTCACTTCATTCCGATTGCGCCTGATCCCGCGAAGACTGCCATTCTGCTTGCCGCGGTGCCCTCGGGCTTTTTCGGCATCCTGTTTGCCGTCAACTACCGGCTGGATTCCGCGACGGCGGGATCCATGGTCATCGCCAGCACCGGATTCAGCGTCGTGACCCTGGCGATTGCGATCGCCATGCTCTTTCCCGGTTAG
- a CDS encoding helix-turn-helix domain-containing protein — protein MLTDIQAAGARSTYQPSRHKPASPQETRAFPLERRWRQPAATPDDITISRWTCTQTGIRHEEATTPADRYFFAIALKTSRAKLTRGRHTIFDGIMPAGTLYIGAPLQQLSAQFSAPCDFLHFHVSASTYFPFLRPGAGTASAEGLNDLVLLRDPFAEQLAKALTERGHSADREFARCIGQTLAMHLARRELPHSKVNALPKWRLRRVEEYVGTHFDHCISLSELAKVAGLSRMHFAAQFRAATGYRPREYLLHQRIERAKSLLSNSETALAEVALTVGFCTQAHFSTVFKRITGDTPARWRCASRNASASSRLSGGDPASTYKAVSHVLPADFS, from the coding sequence ATGCTCACCGATATCCAAGCGGCCGGCGCCCGGTCGACGTATCAACCCAGCCGCCACAAACCGGCCTCCCCGCAGGAGACTCGCGCATTTCCCCTCGAACGGAGGTGGCGCCAGCCCGCGGCCACGCCTGACGACATCACGATCTCGCGCTGGACCTGCACGCAAACGGGCATAAGGCACGAAGAGGCGACGACCCCTGCCGACCGATACTTCTTCGCCATCGCCTTGAAGACGTCCCGCGCCAAACTGACCAGAGGCCGTCACACCATCTTCGACGGCATCATGCCGGCAGGCACGCTGTATATCGGCGCACCGTTGCAGCAGCTCAGTGCGCAGTTCTCCGCGCCGTGCGACTTCCTGCACTTCCACGTCTCGGCCAGCACATATTTTCCGTTCCTAAGGCCTGGAGCAGGAACAGCTTCGGCCGAAGGCCTCAACGACCTCGTGCTGCTCCGCGACCCCTTTGCCGAACAGCTGGCGAAGGCGCTGACCGAACGCGGCCATTCGGCTGACCGGGAATTCGCGCGCTGCATCGGTCAGACGCTGGCAATGCACCTCGCCCGGCGCGAGCTGCCACACTCGAAAGTCAATGCCTTGCCGAAATGGCGACTGCGGCGCGTGGAGGAATACGTCGGGACGCACTTCGACCACTGCATCAGCTTGTCCGAGCTTGCCAAGGTGGCGGGACTGTCCCGGATGCACTTCGCGGCCCAGTTTCGCGCCGCGACGGGATACCGGCCGCGCGAGTACCTGCTGCATCAGCGCATCGAGCGTGCGAAATCGCTGCTGTCGAATTCCGAGACGGCCCTGGCCGAGGTGGCGCTGACCGTCGGCTTCTGCACCCAAGCGCATTTCTCGACCGTCTTCAAACGGATCACGGGTGACACGCCCGCGCGCTGGCGTTGCGCCAGCCGGAACGCATCGGCTTCGTCCAGGCTCTCCGGCGGCGATCCGGCTTCGACATACAAGGCCGTGTCTCACGTGCTGCCCGCGGACTTCTCGTGA
- a CDS encoding DUF1656 domain-containing protein — MTNTYRELVIGGVLIAPIVSYAATALLAFLLLRPLLRFIGFARVFSNPSLAELCLYVAMFGMLALFF, encoded by the coding sequence ATGACGAACACCTATCGGGAACTGGTCATCGGCGGCGTGCTCATTGCCCCCATCGTTTCCTATGCGGCAACCGCGCTGCTCGCGTTCCTGTTACTGCGCCCGCTGCTGCGCTTCATCGGATTCGCGAGAGTCTTCAGCAACCCGTCGCTGGCCGAGCTTTGCCTCTACGTGGCGATGTTCGGCATGCTCGCACTGTTCTTCTAG
- a CDS encoding acyltransferase domain-containing protein: protein MTLAILCSGQGGQHRDMFALTGGAPEAADLFAHAATLLGGSDPRDFVRGEPDEALHRNRTGQILCTLQPLAAARALADVIPRGVIIAGYSVGEVAAWGVGGVLDATATLDLVARRAEAMDAATRAGDGLIFVRGLSREEVGRLCERHGAAIAIVNPGDAFVIGGGREALGGIADDARAMHGARIVALPVEVASHTKRLAAASAAFRETLRLAPAVFPPRTGARILSGIDAAPVVSLESGRDKLAAQISQTVQWADCLQACVEAGATGFLELGPRHALSSMVAEIGAGLPARSLDDFRSLQGVRAWAARHLND from the coding sequence GTGACGCTTGCGATCCTCTGCTCGGGACAAGGCGGACAGCATCGGGACATGTTCGCCCTCACGGGCGGCGCGCCTGAGGCCGCGGACCTGTTTGCGCACGCGGCGACATTGCTCGGTGGCAGCGATCCGCGCGATTTCGTCCGCGGCGAACCCGATGAGGCCCTGCACCGCAACCGTACGGGCCAGATTCTCTGCACCTTGCAGCCGCTCGCCGCGGCGCGCGCGCTCGCAGATGTCATTCCACGCGGCGTCATCATTGCCGGCTACAGTGTCGGCGAGGTCGCGGCCTGGGGTGTCGGCGGTGTGCTCGATGCGACCGCCACGCTCGATCTCGTGGCACGCCGCGCAGAGGCCATGGATGCGGCCACGCGCGCCGGTGACGGGCTGATCTTCGTCCGCGGTCTTTCGCGCGAGGAGGTCGGTCGCCTTTGCGAACGTCACGGCGCAGCGATCGCCATCGTCAATCCGGGCGATGCCTTTGTCATCGGCGGCGGCCGCGAGGCGCTGGGCGGGATTGCCGACGACGCGCGGGCGATGCACGGCGCAAGGATCGTCGCGTTGCCGGTCGAGGTTGCCTCCCACACCAAGCGGCTCGCCGCGGCGTCTGCCGCATTTCGTGAGACCTTGCGCCTGGCACCGGCGGTATTTCCCCCGAGGACCGGTGCGCGCATTCTGAGCGGAATCGATGCCGCTCCGGTCGTCTCGCTCGAGAGCGGTCGCGACAAACTTGCCGCGCAGATCTCGCAAACCGTGCAATGGGCGGATTGCCTGCAGGCCTGTGTCGAAGCGGGCGCGACGGGGTTTCTCGAGCTCGGGCCGCGACATGCGCTCAGCAGCATGGTTGCGGAAATCGGGGCCGGACTTCCGGCTCGCTCGCTGGATGATTTCAGGAGTCTTCAGGGCGTCCGCGCCTGGGCTGCGCGTCACCTGAACGACTAG
- a CDS encoding FUSC family protein, translating to MPVNTTSAAAPRPLVFAGFPASSWAFALRVWLAMLLALYVGFWLELESPSSAALTVAVLALPTRGQGMEKAGYRLLATVIGVIASIAIAGLFSQTGGLLLVVLGIWVGLCTYVAGLLDGNRAYAAALCCITVALIAVEQIDTPLQVFPTGVARGAAIGIGVLAVALVNEVLAAPSYHPVLASRIEVLHRRVTDLARDAERGETPSAAVGAGLLHDIAAVRPEIASLTTESSIGTARTAAARSALVDLVSALSLGRMLAALPAASALAPEAAGLVAISRSWLRAEIGRNNAQVRGSLDALREGTSPYRAWRAPLYRSRRIAAETGARAAISFTLIAIVFVLTGWPTTELCLSLVAVIIGLGSTSPSPRNFTMVAVMATPIACVLAGILKYLVFNGVSEFQLLAIGLAPVVIGLALLITLPSPMLSSIGRLVLVFTLVVLAPTNPQSYDPEVFLVTSLFVCLSSVLVFAAQQLLPPLSGDRRVRLLLGEARRELSRADGGRARHLAPEEAAFRDAARIEQILTANGPSAIDDRMAGTAMRCFDQAAALRRCRAELDRVGQGPLAVAAQAAREALTRRNSGVILAAAEALHQSAARSDLSASAAIAALIAASVAFAPSQSPADSSQGRRS from the coding sequence ATGCCAGTGAACACCACAAGTGCCGCCGCGCCGCGCCCGCTGGTCTTTGCCGGCTTTCCGGCAAGTTCCTGGGCGTTCGCGCTGCGGGTCTGGCTGGCGATGCTGCTCGCGTTGTATGTGGGCTTCTGGCTCGAGCTCGAATCCCCGTCGTCGGCCGCCCTCACCGTGGCCGTCCTGGCGCTGCCGACACGCGGTCAGGGTATGGAAAAAGCCGGCTACCGGCTGCTCGCAACCGTCATCGGCGTCATCGCCTCGATCGCGATCGCCGGCCTATTTTCCCAGACCGGCGGCCTCCTGCTGGTGGTGTTGGGCATCTGGGTCGGGCTTTGCACCTATGTGGCCGGCCTGCTGGATGGCAATCGCGCCTATGCGGCGGCACTCTGCTGCATCACCGTCGCCCTGATCGCCGTCGAGCAGATCGACACGCCGCTACAGGTGTTCCCGACCGGCGTCGCGCGTGGCGCAGCCATCGGCATCGGCGTCCTTGCGGTGGCGCTTGTGAACGAGGTTCTGGCCGCGCCGAGCTATCATCCGGTTCTGGCAAGCCGCATCGAAGTGCTGCACCGCCGGGTCACGGATCTCGCGCGAGATGCCGAGCGCGGCGAGACTCCATCCGCGGCCGTTGGGGCTGGACTGCTGCATGACATCGCGGCGGTACGTCCGGAGATCGCCAGCCTGACGACGGAATCGAGCATCGGCACGGCAAGGACCGCGGCCGCGCGTTCCGCGCTGGTCGATCTCGTCAGCGCGCTCTCGCTCGGTCGCATGCTCGCAGCGCTCCCTGCCGCGTCGGCGCTGGCCCCAGAGGCAGCCGGGCTGGTCGCGATATCCCGATCCTGGCTCCGGGCCGAAATCGGCCGAAACAACGCGCAGGTCCGCGGCAGCCTCGATGCGCTGCGCGAAGGGACAAGCCCGTATCGTGCATGGCGCGCACCGCTCTATCGCTCGCGCCGCATCGCGGCCGAGACTGGCGCACGGGCTGCGATCTCGTTCACGCTGATTGCAATTGTCTTCGTCCTGACGGGCTGGCCGACCACCGAGCTCTGCCTCTCGCTCGTTGCGGTGATCATCGGCCTCGGCTCGACGTCACCCTCGCCGCGCAACTTCACGATGGTGGCGGTGATGGCGACGCCGATCGCCTGCGTGCTGGCCGGCATCCTGAAATATCTCGTCTTCAACGGTGTGTCCGAGTTTCAGCTGCTCGCGATCGGTCTTGCGCCTGTCGTCATCGGCCTCGCACTGCTGATCACGCTGCCGAGCCCCATGCTGTCATCGATCGGCCGCCTCGTGCTGGTGTTCACCCTCGTCGTGCTCGCGCCGACCAATCCGCAGAGCTACGACCCCGAGGTGTTTCTCGTGACGAGCCTGTTTGTCTGCCTGTCGTCCGTGCTCGTCTTCGCGGCGCAGCAGCTGCTGCCTCCCTTGTCGGGCGACCGGCGAGTTCGGCTGCTACTGGGAGAGGCCCGGCGCGAACTGAGCCGCGCCGACGGGGGACGAGCCCGCCACCTCGCGCCGGAGGAAGCCGCCTTTCGCGACGCGGCGCGGATCGAGCAGATTTTGACCGCAAACGGCCCCTCCGCGATCGACGATCGGATGGCCGGCACGGCGATGCGCTGTTTCGACCAGGCCGCAGCCCTGCGGCGTTGCCGCGCCGAACTGGACCGGGTCGGACAGGGGCCGCTGGCCGTAGCGGCGCAGGCCGCGCGAGAGGCCCTCACCCGTCGGAACAGCGGCGTGATCCTCGCTGCAGCCGAGGCGCTGCACCAGTCGGCAGCACGAAGCGACCTGTCGGCCAGCGCGGCCATTGCCGCGCTGATTGCGGCAAGCGTGGCCTTCGCGCCGTCACAATCTCCGGCCGACTCCAGCCAAGGGAGACGGTCATGA
- the mdcB gene encoding triphosphoribosyl-dephospho-CoA synthase MdcB, with protein MITMAARGMERPLLRRARMMPDVSAIGAVAADCLVKELETWPKPGLVSHVDNGSHDDMDAGTFRRSAAAIRPYLQRLADAGAFGCGMGRLRIIGLEAERAMFAATSGVNTHRGAIFGLGLLCAAAGARAGGLVDPELPLGDVVARLWGDSILDGPVLLHSHGSVARRRFRAGGARIEAARGFPSIYGIGLPALRRATVVVEDTEAARVEACFALIASVEDTNLLHRGGLDGLRFAHDAARRFVDAGGVCASGWRARAQSIHESFVARRLSPGGSADLLAMTLFVDVHERPIP; from the coding sequence ATGATCACCATGGCCGCAAGAGGCATGGAACGGCCGCTTCTGCGCCGCGCGCGGATGATGCCCGATGTCTCTGCCATCGGGGCTGTCGCCGCCGATTGCCTCGTCAAGGAGCTCGAAACCTGGCCGAAACCGGGGCTGGTGAGCCATGTCGACAATGGCAGTCACGATGACATGGATGCGGGCACGTTTCGTCGCAGCGCCGCGGCCATCAGGCCCTATCTGCAGCGCCTGGCCGATGCGGGTGCGTTTGGCTGCGGCATGGGGCGGCTGCGGATCATTGGCCTCGAGGCGGAGCGCGCCATGTTCGCGGCGACGTCGGGGGTCAACACGCACCGTGGCGCGATCTTCGGGCTCGGCCTGCTGTGCGCGGCCGCCGGCGCGAGAGCCGGCGGGTTGGTCGATCCCGAGCTTCCGCTTGGCGACGTCGTGGCGCGCCTGTGGGGCGACAGCATCCTCGATGGACCGGTGCTGCTGCACAGCCATGGCAGCGTGGCCCGCCGCCGCTTTCGCGCGGGCGGTGCGCGTATCGAGGCCGCGAGGGGATTTCCCAGCATCTACGGAATCGGCTTGCCGGCCTTGCGGAGAGCAACTGTCGTTGTGGAGGATACGGAAGCCGCCCGGGTCGAGGCGTGCTTTGCTCTGATCGCTTCCGTCGAAGACACCAACCTCCTGCATCGCGGCGGGCTCGACGGCCTTCGGTTTGCGCATGACGCGGCGCGTCGCTTCGTCGATGCCGGCGGCGTCTGCGCGTCCGGCTGGCGTGCGCGGGCACAATCGATCCACGAAAGTTTCGTCGCCCGCCGTCTCAGCCCGGGTGGATCGGCCGACCTGCTCGCTATGACGCTCTTCGTCGATGTCCATGAAAGGCCGATTCCATGA
- a CDS encoding biotin/lipoyl-binding protein, whose translation MEATLPRDAAPLRSEPSAEAPGDASSTAEGSAAPETVARDTSDRTADTVRPPTQATPSARPLRKAVGRFMLGAGKHLATLGIALVAVLISVATWQHYVTAPWTRNGSVRVQVANVAPQVAGKIVALRVGDNQFVHKGDVLYVIDPFDFEVAVRIGKALVDQRAADLEVKQAEFDRRRHLSNLATTPEEQQIYAGNAAQAKAAYEAAAHQLAQAELNLKRTSVTSPVDGYVTNLLLRAGDYAVTGVSNISVIDSNSFWIDGYFEETKMARVCVGDRAEAQLIGYAKPILGHVKTVTRGVSVSNAAAGTQGLPSVDPIYTWVRLAQRVPVRVAIDTVPPDVPLVSGMTATVTIRQPSAGDHQTRFDRFRASFVDPVTDLFGAGQPPRANCLQATSQQRPEVEAIPYSREPPVPSAQSIAPGLTPGIDASPRLP comes from the coding sequence ATGGAAGCTACCCTGCCCCGCGACGCCGCCCCGCTTCGCAGCGAACCATCAGCCGAAGCACCGGGCGATGCCTCAAGTACCGCGGAGGGCTCCGCCGCACCGGAGACCGTGGCACGCGACACCAGCGATCGCACGGCGGACACCGTCAGACCTCCGACACAGGCAACGCCCTCCGCGAGGCCGCTGCGCAAGGCTGTCGGCCGATTCATGCTCGGCGCAGGCAAGCATCTCGCGACCCTCGGCATCGCATTGGTCGCCGTCTTGATATCGGTTGCGACCTGGCAGCACTACGTCACTGCTCCCTGGACGCGGAACGGCAGCGTGCGTGTCCAGGTCGCCAATGTCGCGCCGCAGGTTGCAGGCAAGATCGTGGCGCTGCGGGTTGGCGACAACCAGTTCGTCCACAAGGGCGACGTCCTTTACGTCATCGACCCCTTCGACTTCGAAGTGGCCGTCCGAATCGGCAAGGCGCTGGTCGACCAGCGGGCCGCGGATCTGGAGGTGAAGCAGGCCGAGTTCGACCGGCGTCGACATCTGTCCAACCTCGCAACGACGCCCGAAGAGCAGCAGATCTATGCAGGCAACGCAGCGCAGGCGAAGGCCGCCTACGAGGCGGCGGCACACCAGCTCGCACAGGCGGAGCTGAATTTGAAACGGACCAGCGTGACCAGTCCCGTCGACGGTTACGTCACCAATCTCCTGCTGCGCGCGGGCGACTATGCCGTCACCGGCGTCAGCAACATCTCGGTGATCGATTCCAACAGTTTCTGGATCGACGGCTATTTCGAGGAAACCAAGATGGCTCGCGTCTGCGTCGGGGATCGCGCGGAAGCGCAATTGATTGGTTACGCCAAGCCGATCCTGGGGCATGTGAAGACCGTGACGCGAGGCGTCAGCGTGTCGAACGCCGCTGCGGGCACGCAGGGCCTGCCCAGTGTCGACCCGATCTACACCTGGGTGCGGCTTGCCCAGCGCGTACCGGTTCGCGTCGCCATCGACACGGTGCCGCCGGATGTGCCACTGGTCTCGGGCATGACGGCGACGGTGACAATCCGACAGCCCTCCGCGGGCGATCACCAGACCCGGTTCGACCGGTTCCGCGCGAGCTTCGTGGATCCCGTCACTGATCTGTTCGGCGCAGGACAACCGCCGCGTGCGAACTGCCTGCAGGCCACATCCCAGCAACGCCCCGAGGTGGAAGCGATCCCGTATTCGCGCGAACCCCCGGTTCCCTCGGCACAGTCGATCGCGCCCGGCCTTACACCCGGCATCGACGCCTCGCCACGTCTGCCCTGA